A window of the Lolium perenne isolate Kyuss_39 chromosome 7, Kyuss_2.0, whole genome shotgun sequence genome harbors these coding sequences:
- the LOC127317031 gene encoding G-type lectin S-receptor-like serine/threonine-protein kinase SD2-5, protein MTGWFLKIGNQKGSSFTRMKACSKRCSSSLCFILLWMLVLPNLWITCSGSIQKNVLLPGFSASEMGYIDNNGIFLLSNGSVFGFGFVTSSVSESTSYLLAVVHLGSTTVVWTANANSPVSHSDSFEFDKDGNAYLQSAGSTVWTANVSGKGTSMQLLDSGNLVVLGNDNSSPLWQSFNYPTNTLLSGQSFTEGMTLVSQSTRQNMSYTLQIKSGDMMLYAGFQNPQQYWSAWQDSQLIVNKNGDIYSASLNSTSWHFYDQSGSLLSQLLMPQQGVANTTFAAVLRDDGSIAFYMLQSGSGKTTLPKAIPQDSCDMPTQCKPYSICNSGTGCQCPSALGSFSNCDPGLISPCKSKETFQLAQLDSGVGYVGTSFTSPVAKTNITGCKNSCMGNCSCIAMFFDQKSGNCFLFSQIGSLQQSGNKTDFASFIKVSSSGSGRSGTGSGIHTIIIVVIIVGTLAVIGVLVYAGFFIYRRRRYPSFAQDEAGSSEDDGYLQTISGAPVRFTYRELQDATNNFSNKLGQGGFGSVYLGTLPDGGRIAVKKLESIGQGKKEFRSEVTIIGSIHHIHLVKLRGFCAEGSYRLLAYEYMAKGSLERWIFRTKEADPLLDWDTRFNIALGAAKGLAYLHQDCESKIIHCDIKPENFLLDDNFLVKVSDFGLAKLMSREQSLVFTTMRGTRGYLAPEWITNYAISEKSDVYSYGMVLLEIISGRKNFDPVEGSEKAHFPSFAFKKLEEGDLSEIFDAKLKYSDKDERLEIAIKVALWCIQEDFYQRPSMSKVVQMLECVCDVPQPPVSSQIGYRLYANAFKSSSEEGMSSGMSDYNSEALLSAVRLSGPR, encoded by the coding sequence ATGACTGGATGGTTTCTGAAGATTGGCAACCAGAAGGGCTCATCTTTCACACGCATGAAAGCATGCAGCAAACGTTGCAGCTCTTCGTTATGCTTCATTCTGCTGTGGATGCTTGTGCTACCCAATCTCTGGATAACATGCAGCGGAAGTATTCAGAAAAATGTTCTCCTACCAGGGTTCAGTGCCTCGGAAATGGGTTACATTGATAACAATGGAATTTTTCTGCTCTCGAATGGCTCAGTGTTTGGCTTTGGTTTTGTCACCAGCAGTGTGTCAGAGAGCACATCCTACCTTCTTGCGGTGGTGCACCTGGGCAGCACTACTGTCGTCTGGACTGCCAATGCTAACTCTCCGGTTTCTCATTCAGATAGCTTTGAGTTCGACAAGGATGGCAATGCCTACCTGCAATCTGCAGGCTCCACCGTCTGGACTGCCAATGTCTCTGGCAAAGGCACCTCCATGCAGCTATTGGACTCTGGCAATCTTGTTGTGCTCGGTAATGATAACTCTTCTCCTCTGTGGCAGAGTTTCAACTATCCAACAAACACACTTCTGTCTGGCCAGAGCTTCACTGAAGGGATGACCCTTGTCAGTCAGTCCACCAGACAGAACATGTCATATACACTTCAAATCAAATCCGGGGACATGATGCTGTACGCAGGCTTCCAGAACCCCCAACAGTACTGGTCTGCGTGGCAGGATAGTCAGTTGATTGTTAACAAGAATGGCGACATCTACTCCGCAAGCCTCAATTCAACTTCTTGGCACTTCTATGATCAGTCAGGGTCTCTTCTATCACAGCTCCTCATGCCACAGCAGGGTGTCGCCAACACCACGTTTGCTGCTGTCCTACGAGATGATGGATCGATTGCCTTCTATATGCTGCAGAGTGGGAGTGGCAAGACTACTCTTCCAAAAGCAATCCCGCAGGACTCATGTGACATGCCAACCCAGTGCAAACCGTACTCCATTTGCAATAGTGGGACAGGATGTCAGTGCCCTTCAGCTCTTGGCTCCTTTTCAAATTGCGACCCAGGTCTCATATCACCATGCAAGTCAAAAGAGACATTTCAGCTAGCTCAACTGGACAGTGGGGTTGGGTATGTCGGTACTAGCTTCACCTCACCTGTGGCTAAGACAAATATCACAGGTTGCAAGAATAGTTGCATGGGCAATTGTTCATGCATTGCAATGTTCTTTGACCAGAAATCAGGCAATTGCTTCCTTTTTAGCCAGATTGGTAGCTTGCAGCAGAGTGGAAATAAAACTGATTTTGCATCTTTCATCAAGGTTTCTAGCAGTGGCTCAGGGCGAAGTGGGACTGGCAGTGGAATACACACTATCATTATTGTTGTCATTATAGTTGGAACTTTGGCTGTCATAGGGGTCCTTGTTTATGCTGGTTTCTTCATTTATAGGAGGAGGAGGTATCCTTCATTTGCACAAGATGAGGCTGGTTCATCGGAAGACGATGGATATCTGCAGACGATATCTGGAGCACCAGTGCGGTTCACTTACAGGGAGCTCCAAGATGCAACAAACAACTTCTCTAACAAGCTTGGCCAGGGAGGATTTGGATCTGTATATCTCGGAACACTCCCAGATGGCGGTCGCATTGCTGTCAAGAAACTGGAgagcataggccagggaaagaaaGAATTCCGCTCTGAGGTGACGATAATTGGCAGCATCCACCACATCCATCTAGTTAAACTCCGAGGCTTCTGTGCTGAGGGGTCATACAGGCTTCTTGCGTATGAGTACATGGCGAAGGGGTCGCTGGAAAGGTGGATTTTCCGTACTAAAGAGGCTGACCCTCTTTTGGACTGGGATACAAGGTTTAACATTGCACTTGGAGCAGCAAAGGGATTGGCGTACCTCCATCAGGACTGTGAGTCGAAGATCATTCATTGCGATATCAAGCCtgagaattttcttcttgatgacaACTTCCTTGTGAAGGTCTCTGACTTTGGCCTTGCCAAGTTGATGAGTAGGGAGCAGAGCCTTGTTTTCACAACGATGAGAGGCACGCGGGGCTATCTTGCGCCCGAGTGGATCACCAACTACGCCATATCAGAGAAGAGTGACGTGTACAGCTATGGGATGGTTCTGTTGGAGATAATTAGTGGGAGGAAAAACTTTGATCCCGTGGAAGGCTCAGAGAAAGCTCATTTTCCGTCCTTCGCTTTCAAGAAACTTGAGGAAGGTGATCTAAGTGAGATCTTCGATGCGAAGCTAAAGTACAGTGACAAGGATGAGCGATTGGAGATCGCGATCAAGGTTGCTCTGTGGTGCATCCAGGAGGATTTCTACCAGAGACCTTCCATGTCAAAGGTTGTCCAGATGCTTGAATGCGTCTGCGACGTGCCCCAGCCACCGGTATCCTCACAAATTGGATATCGGCTCTATGCGAACGCGTTCAAATCGAGCAGCGAGGAGGGCATGTCGTCAGGGATGTCAGACTACAATAGTGAGGCTTTACTTTCAGCTGTGCGCCTCTCTGGTCCTAGATGA